The uncultured Desulfuromonas sp. genome has a segment encoding these proteins:
- a CDS encoding deoxyguanosinetriphosphate triphosphohydrolase has protein sequence MPSNAIRHMIEQREKETLSPFACCSADSLGRDRDEQSCPIRTCFQHDRDRILHCKSFRRLKHKTQVFLSPEGDHYRTRLTHTLEVSQIARTVARALALNEDLTEAITLGHDLGHTPFGHAGERVLNELLGGGFHHVRQSVRVVERLEKNGRGLNLTAEVRDGILCHSKGTGPVACCDSGRAKTLEGQIVRFADIIAYVNHDLDDALRGGVITIDDVPRSLLKHLGERHSQRINTMVTDMIQASQRDGTIEIGLSDNVLEWVTELRDWLFDHVYRVPSVHDDFTKAARVLRELFEFFRENPQQMEKYGAVCLDGDSLEVSITDFIAGMTDRYAMKLYQEIFLPRPWATL, from the coding sequence ATGCCATCAAATGCCATACGCCATATGATTGAACAGCGGGAAAAGGAAACTCTTTCGCCCTTTGCCTGTTGCAGTGCTGATAGTCTCGGTCGTGACCGGGACGAACAATCATGTCCGATACGAACTTGTTTCCAACATGACCGTGATCGTATTTTGCATTGCAAATCGTTTCGTCGTTTAAAACATAAGACTCAGGTTTTTTTATCCCCGGAAGGCGATCATTATCGCACCCGTCTGACGCATACGCTTGAAGTGTCTCAGATCGCCCGCACCGTTGCCCGGGCACTGGCGCTCAATGAAGATCTGACCGAGGCGATCACTCTGGGCCACGACCTTGGCCATACGCCGTTCGGCCATGCCGGCGAACGGGTGTTGAACGAGTTGCTGGGGGGTGGTTTTCATCATGTGCGCCAGAGTGTGCGCGTGGTGGAACGGCTGGAGAAAAACGGTCGTGGTCTCAACCTGACCGCCGAAGTGCGTGACGGCATTCTGTGCCATTCCAAAGGAACCGGACCGGTGGCCTGCTGTGACAGTGGGCGGGCAAAAACACTTGAAGGTCAGATTGTCCGCTTTGCGGATATCATTGCCTATGTTAACCACGATCTTGATGACGCTTTACGTGGCGGAGTGATCACCATTGATGACGTACCCCGGTCTCTGTTGAAACATCTGGGCGAACGTCATTCTCAGCGAATCAACACCATGGTCACCGACATGATCCAGGCGTCACAGCGTGATGGCACCATTGAAATCGGCTTGTCCGACAACGTTCTGGAGTGGGTCACCGAGCTGCGTGATTGGTTATTTGACCATGTCTACCGGGTGCCGAGCGTTCATGACGATTTTACCAAGGCGGCGCGGGTTCTCAGGGAACTGTTCGAATTTTTTAGAGAAAATCCACAGCAGATGGAAAAGTACGGTGCCGTTTGTCTGGATGGTGATTCGCTCGAAGTGAGCATTACCGATTTTATTGCCGGGATGACGGATCGCTATGCCATGAAGTTGTATCAGGAGATCTTTCTGCCCCGACCGTGGGCAACGCTGTAA
- a CDS encoding MucR family transcriptional regulator — MSKLLEMAVEIVSAHASTTTMSKEDLVAELAEVHTALKAMENGEQLAEEQEQEQQPAVSMKKAFGKDKVYCMICGKGMTTLGRHLRMVHGITPAEYRKQFDIPRTQPLAAKAYSEQRKKMAIERGLGEKLAQARAAKKK; from the coding sequence ATGTCAAAGCTTCTGGAAATGGCCGTAGAAATTGTTTCTGCTCATGCTTCAACCACAACAATGTCCAAAGAAGACTTGGTCGCTGAGCTGGCTGAAGTTCATACTGCGCTCAAGGCGATGGAAAATGGTGAGCAGCTTGCTGAAGAGCAAGAGCAGGAGCAGCAACCGGCTGTCTCAATGAAAAAAGCTTTCGGCAAGGATAAGGTCTACTGCATGATCTGCGGCAAAGGCATGACCACTCTCGGCCGCCACCTGCGCATGGTTCACGGCATCACTCCGGCGGAGTATCGCAAGCAGTTTGATATTCCACGCACTCAGCCCCTTGCCGCTAAAGCGTATTCGGAACAACGCAAGAAGATGGCCATTGAGCGTGGTCTTGGTGAAAAACTGGCACAAGCTCGGGCTGCCAAGAAAAAGTAA
- a CDS encoding DUF2914 domain-containing protein, with protein MLNMRNIVLAFILTVLSVTSSLALDVVDASITTRIVNREPLDSLNTVPAGTDQLYCFTRINGATDDTWITHVWYCEDQELARVRLPVRSSNWRTWSSKRILPQWKGAWRVEVLDERGEPLLIVPFSIF; from the coding sequence ATGTTGAATATGAGGAACATTGTCCTTGCTTTCATACTGACTGTGCTCAGTGTGACGAGCAGTCTGGCGCTGGATGTGGTTGATGCGTCGATCACCACGCGTATTGTCAATCGGGAGCCGCTTGATTCATTGAACACCGTTCCCGCCGGTACCGATCAACTGTATTGTTTTACGCGTATCAATGGCGCTACGGATGATACCTGGATCACCCATGTCTGGTATTGTGAAGATCAGGAACTGGCCCGCGTCCGCTTGCCGGTGCGTTCTTCCAACTGGCGAACCTGGTCCTCAAAACGGATTTTGCCGCAGTGGAAAGGGGCATGGCGGGTTGAAGTGCTCGATGAACGAGGTGAGCCGTTGTTGATCGTGCCGTTTTCAATCTTTTGA
- a CDS encoding phosphopentomutase, which produces MLFKRVVLIVLDGVGCGALPDAEHYGDRGANTLAHVAEQDGALVLPTLQRLGLGNIVAMPGVAPAPAPEAAWGRMAEQSAGKDSTTGHWEIAGAILQQPFATFAEAFPEPIIQAFTELAGVEPLGNVIASGTEILVELGEEHLRTGRPIVYTSTDSVFQIAAHEDLWPPEKLYELCRGMRQVLDDWQVGRVIARPFVGDRADNFKRTERRHDFSMQPPAMILDDLAEHQVDVVAVGKIEDIFCGRGISRHYPTRDNADGMAKIAAALRDMEHGLIFANLIDYDMLYGHRRDVTGFARALERFDQWLAGFLPQLGEKDLLVITADHGCDPTTPGTDHSREYVPLLAWHPSLATGCHLGDRETFGDIAATLGEIFAVETRCGNSFFTALSTLN; this is translated from the coding sequence ATGTTGTTTAAACGGGTTGTTTTGATTGTTCTGGATGGGGTCGGCTGTGGCGCCTTGCCTGATGCAGAACACTATGGTGACCGAGGCGCCAATACTCTGGCGCATGTTGCCGAACAGGACGGGGCGTTGGTTTTGCCGACACTGCAGCGGCTCGGGCTGGGCAATATCGTTGCCATGCCGGGGGTTGCGCCCGCACCGGCCCCTGAAGCGGCCTGGGGACGAATGGCCGAACAGAGTGCCGGCAAGGACAGCACCACCGGCCACTGGGAGATCGCCGGAGCGATTTTGCAGCAACCGTTTGCCACCTTTGCCGAGGCCTTTCCGGAGCCGATTATCCAGGCGTTTACCGAACTGGCCGGTGTTGAACCGCTCGGCAATGTGATTGCCAGCGGCACTGAGATTCTTGTTGAACTTGGCGAGGAACACCTGCGGACCGGCCGACCGATTGTTTACACCAGCACCGATTCGGTGTTTCAGATCGCCGCCCATGAAGACCTCTGGCCGCCGGAGAAATTGTATGAATTGTGTCGTGGTATGCGTCAGGTGCTCGATGACTGGCAGGTGGGGCGGGTGATTGCCCGACCCTTTGTCGGCGATCGGGCCGACAATTTCAAACGCACCGAGCGGCGTCACGATTTTTCCATGCAGCCTCCGGCGATGATTCTGGATGATTTGGCCGAGCATCAGGTTGATGTGGTCGCCGTCGGCAAAATTGAGGATATCTTCTGTGGACGGGGGATCAGCAGGCATTACCCCACCAGAGATAATGCCGACGGCATGGCAAAAATCGCTGCCGCATTGCGTGATATGGAACACGGCCTGATTTTTGCCAATCTGATTGACTATGATATGCTCTACGGGCATCGCCGTGATGTGACCGGCTTTGCCCGGGCTTTGGAGCGCTTCGATCAGTGGCTGGCCGGGTTCCTGCCGCAGCTTGGCGAGAAGGACCTGCTCGTGATTACGGCGGATCACGGCTGTGATCCAACGACGCCCGGCACTGATCACAGCCGTGAATATGTGCCGCTGCTGGCCTGGCATCCCTCTCTTGCAACGGGATGTCACCTTGGCGATCGTGAGACGTTTGGTGATATTGCAGCGACTCTTGGCGAGATCTTTGCCGTTGAGACGCGCTGTGGCAACAGCTTTTTTACTGCTCTATCAACACTAAATTAA
- the deoC gene encoding deoxyribose-phosphate aldolase translates to MAFFSPAHLIDHTLLAPTSCAADFEQLCEEAVEFGCASVCVPASRLPLVTDLLHGSEVVVGTVIGFPLGYETTGSKVMQAAEACNLGAGEIDMVIHGGWAQEGLYQQIEQEIIEINRACEGRALKVIIECCYLNEQQKRQLTNVVISAGAAYVKTSTGFGSGGATVADVTVLSEVAQGKIGVKAAGGIRDYTTFQAMVDAGATRIGCSATATILDQWLEITQK, encoded by the coding sequence ATGGCGTTTTTTTCTCCTGCACATCTGATTGATCACACCCTGCTGGCACCGACGTCCTGTGCCGCTGACTTTGAACAACTTTGCGAAGAGGCGGTCGAGTTCGGCTGCGCGTCGGTGTGTGTGCCGGCATCGCGTTTACCGCTGGTCACGGATCTGCTGCATGGTTCCGAAGTGGTCGTGGGCACGGTGATCGGCTTTCCGCTCGGTTATGAAACCACCGGCAGCAAAGTGATGCAGGCGGCGGAAGCCTGTAACCTCGGCGCCGGTGAAATCGATATGGTGATTCACGGAGGCTGGGCTCAGGAAGGTCTTTACCAACAGATCGAGCAGGAGATTATTGAGATCAATCGTGCCTGTGAAGGGCGTGCGCTTAAAGTGATCATTGAGTGCTGTTATCTCAATGAACAACAAAAGCGCCAGTTGACCAACGTGGTGATATCCGCCGGCGCCGCTTATGTCAAGACGTCGACCGGTTTCGGCTCGGGCGGAGCGACGGTTGCCGACGTCACTGTGCTGTCTGAAGTGGCTCAAGGGAAAATCGGTGTTAAAGCGGCCGGCGGCATTCGCGATTATACCACGTTTCAAGCCATGGTCGATGCCGGGGCCACCCGCATCGGCTGCAGTGCTACAGCGACGATTCTCGACCAATGGCTGGAAATAACGCAAAAGTAA
- the argJ gene encoding bifunctional glutamate N-acetyltransferase/amino-acid acetyltransferase ArgJ, whose amino-acid sequence MTVPVVQGFTFSAAEAAIKGPGRNDCALIVSETPARCAGVFTRNKVIAAPLIVTKPRIAEGLCQAVLINSGNANACTGEAGLEVARTSGAELAKALSIDEKLVAVSSTGVIGVPLPVERLTGAIPALCRGLADDKATAVAEAIMTTDSFSKTSCRTIEVGGKTCQVMAIAKGAGMIHPNMATMLGFVMTDADVAAELLQPTLTTAVDNSFNSITVDGDTSTNDMVLLLANGAAGNATIQSGSREADQFAEAVAAVLLDLAKMIVRDGEGATKLVQIELCGANSDVEAKIAARSVATSSLVKTAFFGEDANWGRIIAAVGYSGVDVDPNKIDIFFDDVQVVAGGLTTGPEQEALATEVLKKPEFRVTVDLHLGAGRAHYYTSDLTYDYVKINADYRT is encoded by the coding sequence ATGACAGTTCCCGTTGTACAAGGATTTACATTTTCCGCTGCCGAAGCAGCGATTAAAGGACCGGGGCGCAACGATTGTGCCCTGATCGTTTCCGAAACACCCGCCCGCTGTGCCGGGGTGTTTACCCGTAACAAGGTGATTGCCGCTCCGTTGATTGTCACCAAACCTCGCATCGCCGAGGGACTGTGCCAGGCCGTGCTGATCAACAGCGGCAATGCCAATGCCTGTACCGGTGAAGCCGGTTTAGAGGTGGCGCGCACCAGTGGTGCCGAATTGGCCAAGGCGTTGTCCATCGATGAAAAACTCGTCGCCGTATCGTCTACCGGTGTCATCGGTGTTCCCCTGCCTGTGGAACGGTTGACCGGTGCCATCCCCGCGTTGTGCCGGGGACTGGCCGATGATAAGGCGACCGCCGTCGCCGAAGCGATCATGACCACCGACAGTTTCAGCAAGACCTCCTGTCGCACCATTGAGGTGGGCGGTAAAACCTGTCAGGTGATGGCCATTGCCAAAGGTGCGGGGATGATCCATCCCAACATGGCGACCATGCTCGGTTTTGTCATGACCGATGCCGACGTGGCTGCGGAGCTGTTGCAGCCGACATTGACCACGGCAGTGGATAACTCCTTCAACTCGATCACCGTTGATGGCGATACCTCCACCAACGACATGGTGTTGCTGCTGGCCAATGGCGCCGCCGGCAACGCAACCATTCAGTCCGGCAGTCGTGAAGCGGATCAGTTCGCCGAAGCGGTCGCCGCAGTCCTTCTCGATCTGGCCAAGATGATTGTCCGGGACGGCGAGGGCGCCACTAAGCTGGTGCAGATCGAACTGTGCGGTGCCAACAGCGATGTCGAAGCCAAGATCGCCGCGCGCAGTGTGGCCACGTCCAGTCTGGTTAAGACCGCCTTTTTTGGCGAGGATGCCAACTGGGGGCGGATTATTGCCGCGGTCGGCTATTCAGGCGTTGACGTTGATCCCAACAAAATTGATATCTTCTTTGACGATGTCCAGGTGGTGGCCGGCGGTTTGACCACTGGACCCGAGCAGGAAGCTTTGGCGACAGAGGTTCTGAAAAAGCCTGAGTTCCGTGTCACGGTGGATCTGCATCTCGGCGCTGGCCGGGCACACTACTACACCTCGGATCTGACCTACGACTATGTCAAGATCAACGCCGATTACCGGACCTGA
- the secA gene encoding preprotein translocase subunit SecA, with translation MIRSLSKKIFGSQNDRELKRLRKIVDQINALEEQIEPLDDAALKAKTDEFKQRLADGETLDDLLPEAFAVVREAAKRVLGMRHFDVQMIGGMVLHSGKIAEMKTGEGKTLVATLPTYLNALSGKGVHVITVNDYLAKRDSDWMGQVHRFLGLTVGCIIHGITDEERKAAYAADVTYGTNNEFGFDYLRDNMKFELSQYVQRDLNFAIVDEVDSILIDEARTPLIISGPSEASSELYYRVNAIIPRLKKGEVIEHRDGKIGQTLKEFTGDFTVDEKAKTSALTEDGVAAVEKMLGVDNLYDPRHIELLHHVNQALKAHALFKNEVDYVVKDGEVMIVDEFTGRLMPGRRWSDGLHQAVEAKEGVKIESENQTLATITFQNYFRMYDKLAGMTGTADTEAAEFNEIYKLSVVVIPTNRPNQRTDYADMIYKTEQEKFNAVIEDIRACHKSGQPVLVGTISIENSERLAAQLKKAGVPHHVLNAKHHEKEAEIVAQAGRLGSVTIATNMAGRGTDIVLGGNPDMLAKAVVNGDTEDERYEELLKKFTAECAAEKQQVLEAGGLYILGTERHESRRIDNQLRGRSGRQGDPGASRFYLSLEDDLLRIFGSHRVAFIMDKLKIPENEPIEHGMISRAIENAQKKVEGHNFDIRKHLIEYDDVMNRQREVIYEQRREVLAGENIRGTYNAIIEEMVEDIVATFCPEKVSPEDWNVSSLVDDFISQFNFQPEMPDLESKPNTEELTESLKKQVFKRLIDKEEEFTPAVLEHLMTVLLLQVIDSQWKDHLLSIDHLKEGIGLRGYGQKNPKEEYKREAYNLFMQMMGRIRQEVLQKLFMIQLVQQDDVERMEEEQKKRKVVMNRSDEADKPAQPVKRDEDKVGRNDPCPCGSGKKYKKCCGR, from the coding sequence ATGATCCGTTCCCTCTCTAAGAAGATTTTTGGCAGTCAGAATGATCGTGAACTGAAGCGGTTGCGTAAAATCGTCGATCAGATTAATGCGCTTGAAGAGCAGATTGAACCGTTGGATGATGCGGCGCTCAAAGCAAAAACCGATGAATTCAAACAACGCCTGGCCGATGGCGAGACGCTGGATGATCTGCTTCCCGAAGCGTTTGCCGTGGTTCGCGAGGCGGCCAAGCGCGTGTTGGGGATGCGCCATTTCGATGTTCAGATGATTGGTGGCATGGTGCTGCACAGCGGCAAGATTGCTGAAATGAAAACCGGTGAGGGTAAAACCCTGGTGGCCACCCTGCCTACCTACCTCAATGCCCTGAGCGGCAAAGGCGTGCATGTCATTACCGTCAACGATTATCTGGCCAAGCGTGACTCCGACTGGATGGGCCAGGTGCATCGCTTCCTCGGCTTGACCGTCGGTTGCATTATTCACGGTATCACCGATGAGGAGCGCAAGGCGGCTTATGCCGCTGATGTGACCTATGGCACCAACAATGAGTTCGGTTTCGACTATCTGCGCGACAACATGAAGTTTGAACTCAGCCAGTACGTGCAGCGTGACCTCAACTTTGCCATTGTCGATGAGGTGGACTCCATTCTCATTGACGAAGCACGGACACCGTTGATCATCTCCGGTCCCAGCGAGGCGTCGAGTGAGCTCTATTATCGGGTCAACGCGATTATCCCGCGCCTGAAAAAAGGCGAGGTGATCGAACACCGTGACGGCAAGATCGGTCAGACGCTCAAGGAATTTACCGGCGACTTCACCGTTGATGAGAAGGCCAAGACCTCTGCTCTAACGGAAGATGGTGTAGCTGCGGTCGAGAAAATGCTCGGCGTTGATAACCTTTACGATCCGCGTCATATCGAACTGCTCCACCACGTCAACCAGGCGCTTAAAGCCCATGCGTTGTTCAAAAATGAAGTCGATTACGTGGTGAAAGACGGCGAAGTCATGATCGTCGATGAGTTCACCGGTCGTCTGATGCCGGGGCGGCGCTGGAGTGACGGTCTGCATCAGGCGGTTGAAGCCAAGGAGGGCGTGAAGATCGAAAGCGAGAACCAGACGCTGGCGACCATCACGTTCCAGAATTACTTCCGCATGTATGACAAACTGGCCGGGATGACCGGTACGGCGGATACGGAAGCGGCGGAGTTCAACGAAATCTACAAGCTCAGTGTTGTGGTAATCCCGACCAATCGGCCCAATCAGCGTACCGATTATGCCGATATGATCTACAAGACCGAGCAGGAAAAATTCAACGCCGTCATCGAAGACATTCGCGCGTGTCATAAAAGCGGTCAGCCGGTGCTGGTGGGGACCATCTCCATTGAAAACTCCGAACGCCTGGCCGCCCAGCTGAAGAAGGCCGGGGTGCCGCATCATGTCCTCAACGCCAAGCATCATGAAAAAGAGGCGGAGATCGTTGCCCAGGCCGGTCGTCTCGGCTCCGTGACCATTGCCACCAACATGGCCGGCCGTGGTACCGATATTGTGCTGGGCGGGAATCCCGACATGCTGGCGAAAGCGGTGGTCAACGGTGACACCGAGGATGAGCGTTATGAAGAACTACTGAAGAAATTCACCGCGGAGTGCGCGGCGGAAAAGCAGCAGGTGCTTGAAGCCGGTGGTTTGTACATCCTCGGTACTGAGCGCCATGAATCACGGCGTATCGACAATCAGCTGCGTGGTCGTTCCGGCCGTCAGGGCGATCCCGGCGCCAGCCGTTTTTATCTGAGTCTTGAAGACGACTTGCTGCGTATTTTCGGCAGTCACCGGGTGGCGTTTATCATGGATAAACTCAAGATCCCCGAGAACGAGCCCATTGAGCACGGCATGATTTCGCGGGCCATTGAAAATGCCCAGAAAAAGGTCGAAGGGCACAACTTCGATATTCGTAAACACCTCATCGAATACGATGACGTTATGAACCGTCAGCGCGAGGTGATCTACGAGCAACGGCGTGAAGTTCTGGCCGGAGAAAATATTCGCGGCACTTACAACGCCATTATCGAAGAGATGGTGGAAGATATTGTCGCCACGTTCTGCCCGGAGAAGGTTTCGCCTGAGGACTGGAATGTGTCGAGCCTGGTGGATGACTTTATCTCTCAATTCAACTTCCAACCGGAAATGCCCGATCTGGAGAGCAAGCCGAATACCGAGGAACTGACTGAATCACTGAAGAAACAGGTGTTCAAACGGTTGATCGACAAGGAAGAAGAGTTCACCCCGGCAGTGCTCGAACATTTGATGACCGTATTGCTGCTGCAGGTGATCGACAGCCAGTGGAAAGATCACCTGTTATCCATCGATCATCTCAAAGAGGGCATTGGCTTGCGTGGTTACGGCCAGAAAAATCCCAAAGAGGAGTACAAACGCGAGGCTTACAACCTGTTTATGCAGATGATGGGCCGCATTCGCCAGGAAGTACTGCAGAAATTGTTCATGATCCAGCTGGTGCAACAGGATGATGTTGAGCGGATGGAGGAAGAACAGAAAAAACGCAAAGTGGTCATGAATCGTAGCGACGAGGCCGATAAACCGGCCCAACCGGTCAAGCGCGATGAAGATAAAGTCGGTCGCAACGATCCCTGCCCGTGCGGCAGTGGCAAAAAATACAAGAAATGCTGCGGGCGCTGA